CAGTGTGAACGGTTCGTTCCCGGCGCTCTTTCGGCGGGCCAGCGCCTCGACGATGAAGCCGATTGCCGAACGGGGCATGCCGGGATTGTCGAGATCATGAACGATGTCGGGATGATCTTCGTCGAGAGTGCCTGTTGCCGGATTGTGACAATAGCCTTTTTCGGTGATCGTCAACGACACGATGCGGGTGGAGGGATCGGCCATGCGGCGAAGGACGGCTTCGGGGTTCTCCGGCGCGCAGAGCAGCTCGACGACGCTGCCGATCACCTGCAGTTCTTCGCCGTCGCCGTCCTGGACCTTGAGCGTGTAGAGCCCGTCCTGTGGGGCAAGAGCGTCCCGGGTTTCGGGGCTCCTGAGCGAAACGCCGCAAATGCCCCAGAAGGGATCCTGTGCGAGCACCGCGTCGGTGAAGGCGGCCTGGTGTGCCCGATGAAACGCGCCGATGCCGAGATGGACGATGCCGACGGTCACCCGTGCGGGGTCGTAGTTCGGCCTGCCAACGTCCTTGGGTAGCTGGCCGAGCGTCTGTCTTGAGAGCCGTGTCATGAGGTCCGCCTTTCGCGGGAGGTCGCCCGCCCGGCGATCGGTTGGCTGATAGGCATCTTGCTCCTCCCCGCGTTTTCTCGAAACAGCCAAGAGTTGATAGGCCAGTCGTCGAGATCGAGTCAATCGCCGCCGCCGACGCTGGGGCCGAAGTGGACCGGACGGACGAGGTCATGCAAATGCCATAATGGCTGAAGACGTTCTCGTACATAGATCGACCACGATCTTCGCCGCCCGCTTCGCCTTGGAGGCTCTTTCGCCGCATTTGCGGTTTTCAGAGCGGGCAAAATCTCCCAGGACCTGATGAGAAGGTTCGCCGCGACCAAAGCAGAATTGCGAGGTTCAATGCGATGCATTCCATCCAAGACCATCTTCCAGTCTCAATCATCATTGCGAACTACAACTATGCGCGTTTCCTGCCGCGGGCTATCGAGAGCGCGCTGGACCAAAGCCACAGTGACGTCGAGGTCATCGTCGTAGACGACGCATCGATTGACGATTCGGCCGATGTGATCGCCTCGTATGGAGGGAGGATCAAAGCCCGCATGCGCGAGGCGAATGGAGGCCATGGCGCAGCCTTCAACACGGGATTTGCGGCGAGCCGGGGAGCGATCGTGCTCTTCCTCGACGCCGACGATTACCTTTACCCCAACGCCGTCTCCGAGATAGTGGCCCGTTGGCAGGGCGATACGGCCCAGATGCAGTTCAGGCTGCACATCGTCGACGAATGCGAGCACGTCAACGATGTATTCCCTCCGCCGGAGGTGCCGTTCGATTCGGGCGACGTCACCCCGCAATTGTTGCGCCGGGGGCGGTATCAGACGACGGTTACCAGCGGGCTCGCCTTTGCCCGCTCGGCGCTCGAAACCATCATGCCGATGCCGGAAAGTGAATTCCGGCAAGGCGCCGACGGCTATCTCGTGACGCTCGCGCCGCTTTACGGAAAGGTGACATCGCTCGACATCTGCCTCGGAGCCTATCGCATGCACGGAGGCAATCATTCGATTTTCGCCGAAAAGCTTGGACAGCGAGCGCGTTGGCGAGTGGAGCACGACTTTCACCGCCTGCATGCGCTGGCAGCTCAGGCCGAAGACGTCGGGCTGGTGGTGTCGCACGACGCCAATCTCCGCGATCCGATGCATCTGGAAGAACGGTTGGCTTCCCTGTGCGTCGACAGTCAGCGCCATCCAGTCGCTGACGATTCCAGGATAGCGCTCGGTACTGCCGGTGCCGTCGCAAGCTTGGAGATGAACGTCTCCCTGCGCCGTCGCGCTATGCTGGCGGCCTGGTTCCTGTCCGTTGGACTCCTTCCGCGCCGCATGGCAACAGCGGTGTTGTCCTGGAAGCTCGTCGCCTCTTCAAGGCCGGCCTTTCTTGCGCGGCTCTCGAAGACCATCCGCCATGTGACGGGGTAGGCTCGGGGCCTACTCGAAGTAACTACTAATGCAGCCCTCTCTAAATAAATCCTGATGTGATAGATTGGCCTCGGGAGCAACGTCGGCTTGTGGAGAGCCCGATGACGGTCCGGCCCGTGGGTCCGACATCATCGACGTTGCATCAGCGTCTCCGTCAAGCCGGATCGGGTGGGGCCTCGATGAGGTGGTCCCGCGCTGGAGCTCGGATTGGGAGGTGTATAATGGTGCGCAAACTGTGTCTCGCCCTCGCTGTCGCAGCATCCGCATTCGCGATCAGCGCGTCGGCCTGGGCCGATATTACGATCCTCGTCCCCTCGGGGAGTGAAGGCGACGGCCTGAGAGCGGCTGCCGACGACTACTCCAAGATGAAGGGATCCAAAGTCGAAATCGTACAAGCACCCTACGCGAATGTCTTTGAGAAAGCAGCCAATGCCGGCCAGACCAAGTCGGGTGCTTTTGACATCGTTCTGATGGACGACCCCTGGATCCCGTTCTTTGCCGAGAATGGCCATCTCGAGAATCTCGATCCGTATTTCGCCAAGACAGGCGTGCCGGCACCCGACAACGACTTTCTTGCGAAATCTCTGGCTGTCTGCCGTAACCCGTACAATACCGGCCCGTTCGTCTGCATTCCTTACGTCGGGAACGCGCAAATGTTCTTCTATGACGGTGCGAAGTTCAAGGAAGCTGGCGTCTCCGGTGTGCCGGCCACGTGGGATGACGTCTACAAGGCAGCGAAGGCGATTACTGACGCCGGCGGAGGACGTTTCTACGGTTACGTGTTCCGCGGCGGGCAAGGCAACAATGTTGTCGCCGATTTCATGCCGCTGCTATGGTCGTATGGCGCCGACCTCTTCAATGCCGACCGCACCAAAGTTACCCTCGATACTCCCGAAGCCAAGAACGCCATGAAGATGTTCATGACGCTGAAAGAGATCTCGCCCAAGGGTGTCGAGAGTTTCGCTCCGGAGGATGTCGGGCGCGCAATGACGTCTGGCATCGCGGCCTCGTCGATCAACTGGCCGAACTGGGTGGCTACCTTTGAGGACCCGAGTCAGAGCCAGGTCGTCGGCAAGATCTCCTACGCGCCAATGCCGGCAGGCACGCACGCCGGCTCATCGGAGATCGGCCATTGGACCATGGGGATCATGTCGGCTTCGAAGAACAAGCAGGAAGCCTACGACTTCATGGTTTGGGCGACCTCGCCGGAGCAGATCAAGATTTCCGCCACGCGCGGCAATCCGCCGGTCCGCTTCTCCGTGTTCACGGATCCCGAACTGACCTCGCAACCGCAATTCCGGCATTATCCGACACTGATGCAGGCGATCAATTTTTCGACGCCTCGGCCGCGCCATCCCAAGTGGCCCGAAATCGAGAATGCGCTCGGCATTGAGCTTTCGAAGGCGGTGGCCGGCACTGAGGACCCGGATAAGGCGTTGGCCAATGCACAGGCGGCGATTCAAAAGATCGCCGGCATCAGCCAATAGCGGGCCGGCTGGTTCCGCATCAACAAGGGCAAGCGGGGCGAGCCCTCCACTTCCCGCGCTGATCGGCGACGCGTTGCCGCGATGCTTGGTGCAACAAGGAATCGGAAATGCAAGACCGGATGTCTGATCTGGCCGAGACTGGGGGATGGGGAGGCGCTGGCGGAGCCTTCGAGCGCTGGCGCGAACGGCATCTGCGCGTTCTGATGCTTGCACCGGCCCTGTCGATCCTTGCTGGGCTGACGCTCTTCCCAACCGTCTACATGTTCACGGCGGCAGTACAGAAGGTGAGCCCCGACCCGGATGTGCCTCGCGAGTTCGTCGGCCTCGGCAACTTCGCGAGGATGCTAACGGATCCGGAGCTCCACCTTTCCGTGAGGAATACGGTTCTGTTCGTCGTCGTGGCTGTCACGCTCGAGTTTTTGCTCGGCCTCGGCCTCGCCTTGCTGTTCGACAAATATCTTCGCAGATTAAACTTCCTGAAGACGATCCTGCTGATCCCCATGATGATTCCGCCGATCGCGGTCGCGCTGACGTGGAAATTGATCTATCAGCCGCAATTCGGTGTCCTTAACGAGCTGATGTTCCGTCTGGGGCTACCCTCTCAGGCCTGGGCCGGCGATGTCAATCTCGCCATGGCGACGATCATCGCGGCAGACGTTTGGGAGTGGACGCCATTCATCTTTCTGTTAATGCTGGCCGGGCTCGCGAGTCTGCCGTCGGAGCCCTATGAGGCGGCAGAGGTCGACGGGGCGTCCGCCTGGCGCCAGTTCTGGGACCTGACGATCCCCTTTCTCAAGCCGGTGATCGCAATTGCCTTGCTTCTGCGCATCATGGATGCGCTCAGGCTGTTCGATCTCGTCTTCATTCTGACCGTGGGCGGTCCTGCCGGGGCAACCGAAACGCTGAGCCTCTATATATTCAAGGTCGCGTTCACGTTCGTTGACATCGGTTACGCCGCGGCCGTGTCGCTGGCGGTGCTGCTTGTGACGGTCGGCTTCAGCACCTGGTTTATCAAGCGGATGCGATTGGCGGATTGAGGAGGCACCCGATGGCTACGCGTGCATGGCATCGCCCTACCGACGTGCTCCTGCGAATCCTGGCCTACTTTGCGATGGCGGTCGCCCTGTTCATCACCGTCTTCCCCGTCTATTGGCTGGCGGTAAATTCGTTCAAGCTCGACATCGACATCTTCGCGGTGCCGCCGGTCTGGTTCGACTTTTCCCCGACTCTCAAGCACTACGAAGCGGCCTTCATAGGCCAGCCATTCCTCATCTACGCCTTTAACAGTCTGGTGATCGCAGTCGCGACAACGGTCATTTCGCTGATCTTCGGGACCATGGCCGGCTACGCCCTGGCCCGCTTCCACTATCCGGGCAGATGGCGCTACCAGATCTCGTTCTGGATACTGTCGACACGCATGATGCCACCGATCGTCACGATCATCCCTTTGTTCATTTTCTTCAACTTCTTCGACCTGTTGAATACCACCCTTGCCGTCGTCGTCGCCTACACCGCCTTCAACCTTCCCTTCGTAACCTGGATGATGAAGAGCTATTTCCAGGACCTTCCGCCAGAGCTCGAGGAAGCTGCAATGGTCGATGGCGACACGCGCTGGGGTGCCTTTATCCGGATCGCCCTTCCGCTGGCACGGCCGGGCATAGCGGCGACGGCGATCTTCAGTCTTATCCTGGCGTGGAATGAGTTTCTGCTGGCGCTGATCCTTACCCAGACGGACCGCTCGATGACGCTCCCGGTTGGAATTTCCGGCCGGGTTACGCAATACACCACCCATTGGGGAGAAATCAGCGCCGCCGGCTTTCTCGCCAGCGTCCCCATCATCATTTTCGCGTTGATCGTGCAGCGCCATCTCGTTCGAGGCATCTCCTTCGGCGCGGTAAAGGGGTGATGCATGGCTTCCGTAACCTTCAAGAATGTCACCAAGAAGTTCGGCGAGTTCGTCGCTGTTCACGACTTCAATCTCGAAATCCGCGACAAGGAGTTCCTCGTGCTGCTCGGGCCTTCCGGCTGCGGCAAGACGACGACGATGCGAATGGTCGCCGGTCTCGAGGAGGCCACGTCCGGCCACATCTATATCGACGCCGATCGTGTAAACGATGTTCTGCCGAAATATCGTGATGTCGCGATGGTCTTCCAATCCTACGCGCTCTATCCGCATCTGACCGTTGAAGACAACATCGGCTATCCCCTGAAGATCCGCAAAGTGCCGCCCGAGGAATATAAGCGGCGCGTCGCCGAGGTGGCGCGGCGGGTAGAGCTCGAAACCATGCTCAAGCGCCTGCCGAAGGAGCTTTCGGGTGGCCAGCGCCAGCGGGTCGCGCTCGCCCGCGCCATCGTGCGCACACCCCGCGTCTTCCTGATGGACGAGCCGCTGTCGAACCTTGACGCAAAGCTGCGCACCCAAATGCGGGCGGAGCTGAAGCACCTGCAGCACGAATTGCAGGTGACGACGATCTATGTCACGCACGACCAGATCGAGGCGATGACGCTTGCCCATCGGGTCGCGGTGATGAACAAGGGCGTGATCGAGCAACTCGGAACGCCGCGAGACATCTATAATGATCCGCGGACGCTCTTCGTCGCCGGTTTTATTGGCTCCCCGTCCATGAATCTCATCCCGGGCGAGATGAAGGACGGCATCTTCGCGAGCGCCGACCTTCGGGTCGGCGGTGCGGGCCACGCCAATATCCCGCACGCCGTGCTCGGGGTGCGCCCCGAAGATATACATGTGGCAAGCGCCGAAGATCCCGACGCCAATCTCGTGGCGCCGATCTATTCGGTGGAGCTTACCGGCGAGAACACGCTCGTAAGCCTGCAGCTCGGCGGTCGGCTCATGACGCTGCGCGCAGACAAGAATTTTTCCGGCCAGATTGACCAGAAAGTCGGCGTGAAGATCGCCAGGGATCGCATGTTCCTTTTCGATGCGGAGACGGAGCGACGTGTCGATTTCCAGTCCAATAGCTGAGCTGCCGGGCGCGGGCGGGCGTAACGAGGCGGTCGACACCCAGCTCTGCCTTGCCGGGCAGGGCAGAGCTGGGTGTGCAGCGGCAGCGGCAATCGCTCTCTTCATCGCGTCCGGCGCGTTCGCCGTAGATGCGGGCCCAATCGCCGGCAATCCGCTCATCGAGATACCGGCAGGCCCCTTCGTCTTCGGCCGCGATGACGGTCCCGAGAATGAGCGCCCGCGCCGGGTGGTGGAGGGACGGGCTTTCCGGATCAACCGCACCGAGATCACCAACCGGCAATATGCCCGCTTTGTCGAAGCGACCGGCCATCGGCCCGGCTTCTATGCCGGCCATCTGATCCTAGGACTGGACGATCGGCCGGTGGTCGGCGTCAGTTGGGTGGATGCCGACGCCTTCTGCCGCCATCACCAGCTTACTCTGCCGTCGGAGCGGCAATATGAGCGGGCGGCACGGGGCGCTACGGGCCTCCCATTTCCCTGGGGTACGGCTCCGCCGGACGAAACGCGCGCGAATGCCGGGGCCGAGAACTGCTGCGCCGCCGATGCGCGCGACGGCTATCCGATGACCGCGCCGGCGGATTCTTTCGAAAGCGGCGCAAGCGCCGAGGGTGTGCTCCATCTCATCGGCAATGTCTGGGAATGGACGAGTGATGTCTACGCGCCTTATGAAGCGAATGGGGGAGGCACGCAGCCGGGCGCCGGAACATTCCGCGTGCTGCGCGGCGGATCGTGGAACAGCGACCCGAGCCATCTGACGACGACCTACCGGCTCGCCTATGACCCCGAATTCCGTTTCTCGGCAAATGGTGGTTTCCGATGCGTGCGCTCGGAGCCCTGATCGCCGCGGCGGTGCTGGTGCTTCCAGCGGCAGCGATCGCCGCCGAGCCCCCCGCTCCGCAGGGCTACCGCCTCGAAACCGTCCGCGTGCCGGGAGCCAAGTTCGCCGGTCTTGCGCGCGACGGCGACGCACTGCTGGTGAGCGATCTTGCAAGCGGCCGGCTTTTTCGCCGCGGGCCGGATGGCAGGCTCGTCGCCTTCGGCCCGGTCTTTCCGCATGGCGTCGACGTGATCGGCGACCCGACCGGACCCTATCGCGTCGCCCGAGTCGGAGATAGGCTGGTCGTCGCCCAAGGCTGGACGCCGGTCGATAGGCGCGAGGGGCCGCTCGACCACGCGATCATCGCCCTCGACGATGCCGGCAAAACACGCGTCATCAGCAATGACTTCTGGAACCCGTTCGATTTCGCCGCGGCGGCCGACGGGCTTTACGTCGTCGACGCCGCACGCAACAGCGTCGAACACCTGCAACCGGATGGCCGCAGGAATACGATCGTCACCTTCCGGCGGCTGGAACAAGCAGGGGAGGCGCTGCAAGGCTTGTCTCCGACGGAATTCGCGAAGGGCGAAACCTATCCAGTCGACGCGGTGCCGACCGGCGTCGCGCGAAGCAACGGGCGGCTTTACATCACGCTCTTCGGCGGCTTTCCCTTCCTGGCAGGCGCCGGCAAGGTGGTTTCGGTCCTCGAGGCCGGTGGCCCGTCTCAGCCGAGGATCGAGGCCGAGGGGCTGAACGCGCCGGTGGCCGTCGCCTTCGACCGCGATGGGGCGATGCTCGTCCTCGAACATGGAACCTACGACCAGAGCCAGGGATTCGCAAAAGGCAGTGGCCGGCTGCTCCAATTCGGGGGGAAGGGTGACCGCAAGGCGATCCTGGATGGGCTGACGCGGCCGGTATCGCTCCTCGTATGGGACGGGCGGCAGCTCGTCGTTTCCGGTCTCGACGGCAATCTCCATTTTCTACGACGCCCCGCGTCTGATCCGACGCGCAAGTAGGGTTCACAAAGAGAAAGTGCAGCTACAGCGCCTGTTCGCGTGCGAAGCCTGCACCATATTCCCGCGGGTGACGACATCATCAAGCAGGAGAAAAACTATGCGCATTGAACCGGTCTTCCTGTTCGACCTCGACGGCACCCTCGTCGACAGCGTCTATCAGCATGTACTTGCCTGGAAGGAAGCGCTCGACGGCGAGGGCATCGACCTTTCGGTATGGCGCATTCATCGCAAGATCGGCATGAGCGGCGGCCTCTTCACCAATCAGCTCCTGCGCGAAACGAACATGGAGATCAACGAGGAGCGGGTGACTCGCCTGCGCCGGCGCCATGCCGAGGCCTATAAGCGGCAGGCAGACAGCATCCGGCCACTGCCCGGCGCACGCGAGCTGCTAAGCTGGCTCACGGATGCGAAGATATCCTACGCGATCGCGACGAGCGGGCGGATGGAAACGGCGGCCGTGAACCTCGCTGCGCTCGGCGTCGATCCGGCAGTCATCCCGGTCGTCACACGGGACCTCGTCAAATATGCCAAGCCCGACCCGGACCTCTTTCTCGCCGCCGCCGAGCAGCTCGGTGCGCCCATCGAAACGGCGGTGGTTGTCGGCGACAGCATCTGGGACATGCTGGCGGCGGTGCGCTGCCGGGCTTTGGGCGTTGGCCTGTTGAGTGGTGGTTACGGGCACGAGGAACTGCGGCACGCGGGAGCGTATCGCATCTTCGAAGATCCCGCCGACATGCTGAACCATATCGACGAGCTTGGCGGGCGGCGGTGACAGAAGCCGCGTTCTGGTCGCCCGCGCGCCTGGGGGCGAGCCTCAATGCGTGGTCTTGGTTTCTTCGCGGACCGCTTCTTCGTGATACCAGCAGCCGTCAACCGCAGCCGCACACACATCCGAGGAAGCAATTTCCCCCTTCCGCTGGATTTCGGAGCGCCGCTCCTCGGCCTTCCGTGAAATCCGCGTCGGAAACTTCAGGATCGTCGCAGACTTGCCGTGAAAACTCGTGGCCATGCTCTGGTCTCCCGTGAGTTCTGTCCGGAAAGATAGTACGTGGGAGGCGAAATTGCACATCATTTGCGCGAAATGCTGAAAATTCGTTCAAAAGGATGCTGGAATCGCAAGCACTCTCCCGCGTTTCCGTGCCACGGAGGCTGTCGGTGCGATTTTTTAGGCAGTCGCACCCGTCTGACCCTTTTTGGGGCAGGGTTCCGTTCGCAGGCTGTGGCCGGTTCCCGCAGCGGGTGGCGGGGCCGCGTGGGATGCGTAGCAAAATCAATGCGGTGATGGGAATCCGAGGGCTGGTATAGGTCGAAATGCCGGGTCGCTGAGATCGTCCCGGTCGTCCGCGCCGCCGCGACGAGTCCGGGACGGATTCCCAGTCTTGCCAAAAAAAGAATCACGCGTGCCGGTGAGTTGGCACGCTTGATGCTTCAAAAGGATCGATCCCTGGCAGCCGAGCACGTTATCCGTGTGAAGCCGTGTCAGGAATTGTTCAAACCTCGCAGCACCACGTTAGAGAGATTCGCTGATGACAAAGTATAAGCTCGAGTACATCTGGCTCGATGGCTACACGCCCGTACCAAATCTCCGCGGCAAGACGCAGATCAAGGAATTCGACGCGTTTCCGACGCTCGAGCAGCTTCCGCTTTGGGGCTTCGACGGCAGCTCGACGATGCAGGCCGAAGGCCGCAGCTCCGATTGCGTGCTGAAGCCGGTTGCCGTCTATCCGGACCCGGTCCGCACCAACGGCGTGCTCGTCATGTGCGAAGTCATGATGCCGGACGGCAAGACGCCGCATCCGTCGAACAGCCGGGCGACGATCCTCGACGACGAAGGCGCCTGGTTCGGTTTCGAGCAGGAATACTTCTTCTACAAGAACGGCCGTCCGCTGGGCTTCCCGGAGCAGGGCTATCCGGCACCGCAGGGCCCGTACTACACCGGCGTCGGTTACAGCAACGTCGGGGACGTCGCACGTCAGATCGTCGAAGAACACCTCGACATCTGCCTGGCTGCCGGCATCAACCACGAAGGCATCAACGCCGAAGTCGCCAAGGGCCAGTGGGAATTCCAGGTATTCGGCAAGGGCTCCAAGAAAGCCGCCGACGAAGTCTGGATGGCGCGTTACCTGCTGCAGCGCCTGACGGAAAAGTACGGCATCGACATCGAGTGGCACTGCAAGCCGCTCGGCGACACCGACTGGAACGGCTCCGGCATGCACTGCAACTTCTCGACCGCCTATATGCGCGAAGTCGGCGGCAAGGATTATTTCGAAGCGCTGATGGCCGCCTTCGAGAAGAACCTGCACGAGCATATCGCCGTCTACGGTCCGGACAACCACCTGCGCCTGACCGGCAAGCACGAGACGGCACCGTGGAACAAATTCAGCTACGGCGTTGCCGACCGAGGCGCATCGATCCGCGTTCCGCACAGCTTCGTCAACAACGGCTACCGCGGCTATCTCGAAGATCGCCGCCCGAACTCCCAGGGCGACCCCTACC
The Ensifer sp. WSM1721 genome window above contains:
- a CDS encoding glycosyltransferase family 2 protein, whose translation is MHSIQDHLPVSIIIANYNYARFLPRAIESALDQSHSDVEVIVVDDASIDDSADVIASYGGRIKARMREANGGHGAAFNTGFAASRGAIVLFLDADDYLYPNAVSEIVARWQGDTAQMQFRLHIVDECEHVNDVFPPPEVPFDSGDVTPQLLRRGRYQTTVTSGLAFARSALETIMPMPESEFRQGADGYLVTLAPLYGKVTSLDICLGAYRMHGGNHSIFAEKLGQRARWRVEHDFHRLHALAAQAEDVGLVVSHDANLRDPMHLEERLASLCVDSQRHPVADDSRIALGTAGAVASLEMNVSLRRRAMLAAWFLSVGLLPRRMATAVLSWKLVASSRPAFLARLSKTIRHVTG
- a CDS encoding ABC transporter substrate-binding protein, encoding MVRKLCLALAVAASAFAISASAWADITILVPSGSEGDGLRAAADDYSKMKGSKVEIVQAPYANVFEKAANAGQTKSGAFDIVLMDDPWIPFFAENGHLENLDPYFAKTGVPAPDNDFLAKSLAVCRNPYNTGPFVCIPYVGNAQMFFYDGAKFKEAGVSGVPATWDDVYKAAKAITDAGGGRFYGYVFRGGQGNNVVADFMPLLWSYGADLFNADRTKVTLDTPEAKNAMKMFMTLKEISPKGVESFAPEDVGRAMTSGIAASSINWPNWVATFEDPSQSQVVGKISYAPMPAGTHAGSSEIGHWTMGIMSASKNKQEAYDFMVWATSPEQIKISATRGNPPVRFSVFTDPELTSQPQFRHYPTLMQAINFSTPRPRHPKWPEIENALGIELSKAVAGTEDPDKALANAQAAIQKIAGISQ
- a CDS encoding carbohydrate ABC transporter permease → MSDLAETGGWGGAGGAFERWRERHLRVLMLAPALSILAGLTLFPTVYMFTAAVQKVSPDPDVPREFVGLGNFARMLTDPELHLSVRNTVLFVVVAVTLEFLLGLGLALLFDKYLRRLNFLKTILLIPMMIPPIAVALTWKLIYQPQFGVLNELMFRLGLPSQAWAGDVNLAMATIIAADVWEWTPFIFLLMLAGLASLPSEPYEAAEVDGASAWRQFWDLTIPFLKPVIAIALLLRIMDALRLFDLVFILTVGGPAGATETLSLYIFKVAFTFVDIGYAAAVSLAVLLVTVGFSTWFIKRMRLAD
- a CDS encoding carbohydrate ABC transporter permease — its product is MATRAWHRPTDVLLRILAYFAMAVALFITVFPVYWLAVNSFKLDIDIFAVPPVWFDFSPTLKHYEAAFIGQPFLIYAFNSLVIAVATTVISLIFGTMAGYALARFHYPGRWRYQISFWILSTRMMPPIVTIIPLFIFFNFFDLLNTTLAVVVAYTAFNLPFVTWMMKSYFQDLPPELEEAAMVDGDTRWGAFIRIALPLARPGIAATAIFSLILAWNEFLLALILTQTDRSMTLPVGISGRVTQYTTHWGEISAAGFLASVPIIIFALIVQRHLVRGISFGAVKG
- a CDS encoding ABC transporter ATP-binding protein, which produces MASVTFKNVTKKFGEFVAVHDFNLEIRDKEFLVLLGPSGCGKTTTMRMVAGLEEATSGHIYIDADRVNDVLPKYRDVAMVFQSYALYPHLTVEDNIGYPLKIRKVPPEEYKRRVAEVARRVELETMLKRLPKELSGGQRQRVALARAIVRTPRVFLMDEPLSNLDAKLRTQMRAELKHLQHELQVTTIYVTHDQIEAMTLAHRVAVMNKGVIEQLGTPRDIYNDPRTLFVAGFIGSPSMNLIPGEMKDGIFASADLRVGGAGHANIPHAVLGVRPEDIHVASAEDPDANLVAPIYSVELTGENTLVSLQLGGRLMTLRADKNFSGQIDQKVGVKIARDRMFLFDAETERRVDFQSNS
- a CDS encoding SUMF1/EgtB/PvdO family nonheme iron enzyme, with product MSISSPIAELPGAGGRNEAVDTQLCLAGQGRAGCAAAAAIALFIASGAFAVDAGPIAGNPLIEIPAGPFVFGRDDGPENERPRRVVEGRAFRINRTEITNRQYARFVEATGHRPGFYAGHLILGLDDRPVVGVSWVDADAFCRHHQLTLPSERQYERAARGATGLPFPWGTAPPDETRANAGAENCCAADARDGYPMTAPADSFESGASAEGVLHLIGNVWEWTSDVYAPYEANGGGTQPGAGTFRVLRGGSWNSDPSHLTTTYRLAYDPEFRFSANGGFRCVRSEP
- a CDS encoding ScyD/ScyE family protein is translated as MRALGALIAAAVLVLPAAAIAAEPPAPQGYRLETVRVPGAKFAGLARDGDALLVSDLASGRLFRRGPDGRLVAFGPVFPHGVDVIGDPTGPYRVARVGDRLVVAQGWTPVDRREGPLDHAIIALDDAGKTRVISNDFWNPFDFAAAADGLYVVDAARNSVEHLQPDGRRNTIVTFRRLEQAGEALQGLSPTEFAKGETYPVDAVPTGVARSNGRLYITLFGGFPFLAGAGKVVSVLEAGGPSQPRIEAEGLNAPVAVAFDRDGAMLVLEHGTYDQSQGFAKGSGRLLQFGGKGDRKAILDGLTRPVSLLVWDGRQLVVSGLDGNLHFLRRPASDPTRK
- a CDS encoding HAD family hydrolase, translating into MRIEPVFLFDLDGTLVDSVYQHVLAWKEALDGEGIDLSVWRIHRKIGMSGGLFTNQLLRETNMEINEERVTRLRRRHAEAYKRQADSIRPLPGARELLSWLTDAKISYAIATSGRMETAAVNLAALGVDPAVIPVVTRDLVKYAKPDPDLFLAAAEQLGAPIETAVVVGDSIWDMLAAVRCRALGVGLLSGGYGHEELRHAGAYRIFEDPADMLNHIDELGGRR
- a CDS encoding DUF2735 domain-containing protein, which gives rise to MATSFHGKSATILKFPTRISRKAEERRSEIQRKGEIASSDVCAAAVDGCWYHEEAVREETKTTH
- a CDS encoding glutamine synthetase beta-grasp domain-containing protein translates to MTKYKLEYIWLDGYTPVPNLRGKTQIKEFDAFPTLEQLPLWGFDGSSTMQAEGRSSDCVLKPVAVYPDPVRTNGVLVMCEVMMPDGKTPHPSNSRATILDDEGAWFGFEQEYFFYKNGRPLGFPEQGYPAPQGPYYTGVGYSNVGDVARQIVEEHLDICLAAGINHEGINAEVAKGQWEFQVFGKGSKKAADEVWMARYLLQRLTEKYGIDIEWHCKPLGDTDWNGSGMHCNFSTAYMREVGGKDYFEALMAAFEKNLHEHIAVYGPDNHLRLTGKHETAPWNKFSYGVADRGASIRVPHSFVNNGYRGYLEDRRPNSQGDPYQIASRVLKTISSVPTTVSKVA